The DNA window AGGTAATCCAACCGTTACAGCCTGTCCACCGAGATGTGACCCGCCCGTGACCCCACGCCGCGTGACGCCCCCCGAATTTTGCACTAGACGAAAGGCATGTTCGGAATCGATCTCATAGACGCCACCCTGATCCCCGCCATGGCCATCGCGCTCGTGGCCGGCGTCTTCTCGTTTCTCAGCCCCTGCGTACTGCCCATCGTGCCGCCCTACCTCGCCTACATGAGCGGCGTCACCGTGACCGACCTGCAGTCCGAGCGCACCACGCGCAACAAGGCGATTCTGCCCGCGCTTTTCTTCGTGCTGGGCCTGTCGACCGTGTTCCTGTTCCTCGGCTTCGCCGCCTCGACCTTTGGCCGCGCGTTCCTGCAATACCAGGACTACTTCAACACCGCCGCGGGCCTCATCGTGATGATCTTCGGCCTGCATTTCCTTGGCATCTTCCGCATCGGCATCATGGACCGCGAGGCGCGCCTCGACGTGGGCGACAAGGGCGGCACCACGTTCGGCGCCTATATTCTCGGTCTCGCCTTCGCCTTCGGCTGGACGCCCTGCATCGGCCCGCAGCTGGGCGCGATCCTGTCTCTGGCGGCGTCCGAAGCCTCGGTCACCCGCGGCACGCTGCTGCTCGCGGTCTATGCCGCGGGGCTTGGCATTCCCTTCCTGCTGGTCGCCGCGTTCCTGCCGCGCCTGACCGGCCTGATGGCCTGGATGAAACGCCACATGGATCAGATCGAGCGCATCATGGGCCTGCTCCTCTGGACCATCGGCCTCTTGATGCTGACGGGTGGGTTCGCCGCCTTCTCCTACTGGCTGCTCGAGATGTTCCCGGCGCTGGCACTGGTGGGCTAAAGCCTTACTCTCGCCCCAATAATGGGCTAATGTGGCAGCAAGAAGAGGCCAAGACAGGTCTGGCATGAGCAGCCCCACCCAAGCCCCCGTCACCCGCCGCCGGGTGTTCTACCTACCGGGATACGATCCCATCCATCCCCGCCGCTACCGCGAGCTCTACCGCAAGGAGGGCGCGGAACAGGCGGGCCTCTCGGGCTATGACCTCGCCCTGTCGGCCCGGACCTCCGAAGGCCGCTATGGCTGGCAAGTGGATGCGTATATCGACGGGCACGACATCCATACCGAGTTCGACGTGCTGGTCTGGTCCGACATTGTCCGCGACAGCATGGAACGCGGCATCGCCGGCACCTACCTGCAACTCATCCGCACCGCCTGGACCTATATCGCCTCCGGCGCGCTCTTTCGTCTGATGCGCCTGCGCAAGGGGCCGGTCATCGCGGCCCTCTACCCAGTCGGGTTCCTGCTGGTGCAACTGGCGCTGGCGCTGCTGCTTGCTTTCGGCGTCTGGTACGGATTTGTCGCAGGGTGGGAAGCCCTGTTTCGCAAGCCCGATCAGTGGTTTTCCGACGGTTTCACCTTTGCAATCTATGCTGGAATTCCCATAAGCCTTGTCGCAGCCTACCTGCTTCTGCGCTGGTTCAAGGCCCGCGACAACAAGCTCTTCGCCTATTACCTCATGCACGACTACGCCTATTCGGCCCAGTCCAAGGGCGCCAACCCGCCCGAGCTCGAGGCCCGCATGGCCGAATTCACCACCGAGATCGCCGCCGCACTCACCACGGACGTGGACGAGGTTCTGGTGGTCGGCCATTCCTCCGGCGCGCATCTGGGCGTCTCCATCCTCGCGGACCTCATCCGGGCAGGCCGCATGCCGGAAAACGGCCCGACACTCTCGTTCCTCACGCTGGGGCAGGTCGTTCCTATGGTGTCCTTCCTGAAAGACGCCCACCGCCTCCGCGCAGACCTGCACTACCTCTCGACCCGCGAGGAACTCGCCTGGGTCGACGTCACCGCCCCCGGCGACGGCTGCGCCTTCGCGCTCTGCGATCCCGTCGCCGTCTCCGGCGTTGCGCCGGAAAATCAACGCTGGCCCCTGATCCTCTCGGCGGCCTTCACCCAGACCCTCAGCCCGGAACGTTGGAAGGCCCTGCGCTGGCGCTTCTTCCGCCTGCATTTCCAGTATCTCTGCGCCTTCGACCGCCCCGGCGATTACGACTATTTCCAGATCACCGCCGGGCCGCAAACTCTCGGCGAACGCTACGCCGACCGCGCCCCGTCCCCCAGCCGCATCACCCGCGCCACCTCCCGCTTCACGAGCATGGCCGCATGAGCCAGCCGCCCAAGCCGCCCGCCCGGACGGGCCGCGTTTCGCTCTGGCGCTACATGCGCCTCTTCCGGGCCGACATCCTCTCCGCCCAGCCCGCAAGGCTCTACCGCGCCTGGATGGCCGAATTCCGCACGCCGTTCTTCCGCTCCTACCTCTGCAACCAGCCCGAACTGGTCGACCTTGTGCTGAAAGACCGCCCCGACGATTTCCCGAAATCCGACCGCGTCCGCGAAGGGCTCACGCCGCTTCTGGGCAATTCTGTCTTCGTCACCAATGGCGAGACATGGAAACGCCAGCGCCGCATCATAGACCCCGCCTTCGAGGGGGGACGTCTGCGCGATACCTTCCCCGCCATGCTGGCCGCGGGGCAGGGGGCCGTGGCGCGCCTCGCCGATCACGCCACCGGCCAGCCCGTCGAGATCGAGGCCGAGACCAGCCACGTCGCCGCCGACGTGATTTTCCGCACGCTCTTCTCGATCCCGATCGAGGATGAGATTGCCACCCGAGTCTTCAACGA is part of the Roseovarius sp. THAF9 genome and encodes:
- a CDS encoding cytochrome c biogenesis CcdA family protein, whose translation is MFGIDLIDATLIPAMAIALVAGVFSFLSPCVLPIVPPYLAYMSGVTVTDLQSERTTRNKAILPALFFVLGLSTVFLFLGFAASTFGRAFLQYQDYFNTAAGLIVMIFGLHFLGIFRIGIMDREARLDVGDKGGTTFGAYILGLAFAFGWTPCIGPQLGAILSLAASEASVTRGTLLLAVYAAGLGIPFLLVAAFLPRLTGLMAWMKRHMDQIERIMGLLLWTIGLLMLTGGFAAFSYWLLEMFPALALVG